In Shewanella psychrotolerans, the genomic stretch TTCTGCAACCTTGTTACTCTTAGCTGCACTACTGGCGACCGTGGTCGTTTGGAGCGGCCAGCAGAGAACACAAATCGAACATGAAACAAGCCTGCTTGCCGATGTGCAAAAGCGCTTCTTGGTCGAGGTTCGTCGCCAACTCGAAGGTTATTTAACCAGTGGGAATGCCCAGCTATTGGACAATGCCAAACAACAGCTTAATGATATTAATAGGGAGATCGATGGCCTTTCTCATCAAGATGCTCCGCTGCTCGTCGACGCAATTTCAAGCTTTATCTTAGATCTTGATAGCCAATATCGCGCTGCAGGTAAGCTCGCCGGTAATCCGAGAGAATTACTGGCGCATGCTGAAAGCGAGATGCTCTCTTACAATCAACACTTAGCCCAATATGCCGCCTCAGGGCTTAACGAACACCCCGAGCTCGCCATGCACTATATGGCACTAACCCAAGAGTTGCCTCCTCTGGTTTATCAACTTTCTCAGCTAACTGAAGGTTATTTACTAGATAAAGATCAGCGTCTTAAATCGATACTTTCGACGGCTACGCAAGAGCTAACCGAATGGCACGATAAATTAGCCAAATTGCCTTTACTGGGCATCTATGAAACTCAGGAGGTCGATGAGTTTGCCCTTGGTGATGATGAAGCAGAGCAAATTGAGATTGGTGAGATTTACTATAGCGAGCTCCTCTCTCTGAGCAATCGCTACGGTAAAGAGGTCACCAATACCGATAATCTATTGATTGCCAACAGACAGGCGCAAGATGCCATGATGACAGCTATCGCCCATATAGAGCAGCAGTTGTTAACACTTGGGTTGGCCCAACAATCACAAACCAGTGAACTCAAACAACAATTACAACTTATCCTCTATGGCGTTGTATCGATACTTGCACTATTTGCATTAGCTTACCTGTTATTGCAACAACAAAGGGTGGTTAAACCGCTTAAGCAACTCAATATCGCCTTTATGCGCTTAGGCGAGTCGAACGAGAGGGAGCGTATTGCGATTCATCGTCGTTGCGAAACGGGTCAAATAGCGGGACATTTTAATCAACTATTAGATAGATTCGAGTCAGAGGATGTCGAGCAAAGGGTAAAAATCAGCAAAATTTCAGAGTCACTTTCCCAATTAGTCTCGCGAATATCTAAACTGGCACAAGGAACTGAAACCACCCTAAAAATTGTCGATATTGCTCAGACACAAACGGAGCAGATGCGTGCAATTGCAAGAGACGTCAGCGAACTATCTCTACTCGTGGAACAGAGTGCTCAGCAAACACATCAACAGATGCTGTCGAGTCAAGATGAGGTCAAAGCCGTGATGACGGCGGCGGATGAAACACAGCTAGCCGTGAGCCATTGCCACCAATCACTCAACAGTCTTAACACCTCGGTGAGTGATGTCTCGACCATCATAGATGTGATCGGCAATATTGCCGAACAAACTAACTTACTCGCACTAAACGCGGCAATTGAAGCAGCAAGAGCTGGAGAGCAAGGCCGAGGATTTGCCGTTGTTGCCGATGAGGTACGCAGCCTATCACAGCGAACACAACACTCTCTGCAAGAGATCTTGGCCATACTCAATCAACTGACAACAGCAAACAATCAGCTAGAACAGAGTGTCAAAGGAATAGAGACTGCCAGCCTTAAACAGTCCCAAGGAGCACAAGCCCTTTGGCAAGTGACTCAAACCGTACAGCAGCAAGCACACGAGATGAATGACACCGCCAAACAGGGCAGCAGCTACAGCAGCAATCAAGTACAGCATTTAGATCAACTATATAACGCCATGGACGATTTAAAGACGCACGCTTTGCACTCGGCTGAGCAAAGTGAAGTGATCGCTAGTGAAGTCGCCCAAGGTGTTGCGGATATAGAAGCCAGCCTAGGAATAGACGCCCCGCCAGTGCTAGAAAAGCGCGTTGCATAGTCATAGGGGGAATTAACCTGAACCCGAGCCGAGTTCAGGTTAAATAATGTCTTTAAAGCGTAGCCATTACCGCTTCAGCCTTACTGACCTCAAAGCTTTTAGGTGCTTCAACGTTAAGAGTCGTCACTACGCCATTGTCGATCACCATGGCATAACGCTGAGAACGCACGCCACCAAATTCAGCGGTATCCATCTCTAGCCCTAGCGCTTTAGTAAAGCTGGCGTCGCCATCGGCAAGCATCATCAGTTCGCTAGCGTTTTGCGCTTCGCCCCAAGCCTTCATCACAAACGCATCGTTAACCGAGACACAAGCAATAATATCGACACCTTTGGCCTTAAACTCATCGGCTAACACCACATAACCTGGTAAATGAGCCTCCGAACACGTTGGGGTAAATGCCCCTGGCACTGCAAAAAGTACCACTTTTTTATTGGCAAACAACTCGGTCACATCGTGATTAACCATGCCCTCTTTAGTCAGTTGACTTAAAGTTGCCGATGGTAACTTTTGTCCTTGTTCGATCATGAGTCACTCCTTAATGATGAAAAATAGATAACAATAAATATGACCTTCAGCATAGTCTTAAATCGAGCCAACAAAAACCGACGAACCTTGTGGTTACTCAATTTATGCTGATTAATTTAACCTGCTACGTTTGAGGATCACCAAGCGATAGGCTTTATGGCAAGATTTGCCAACAATCACTAAACACAGTTCGCTCAGCATAGAAAGCAATAATCCGATCAGTAAGCCTATGGCGATCGCACGACCATCTAACATAATGGTATGGCTAAAATGCTGCCAAACTTCTGTACGAATATCGGCAAGAGGCTCAAATGCTACTTGTTGAAAGCCACTATAAGCAGACCGATTAAAACGTTGTAGCGCCCCCTCTAATAGCAGGTACCTTTGATAAATGCCTTCAATGCTCTCACCACCAGCCTTAACCACTTCATCAGTATTTTGCCGATAATGAGCAATGAGTTTATCGAGATCGCCCCCAAAAAAGCGGTCAGCATCGCGCTGAAACTCCCCTAAACTCAACTTGGCTTCAGTGGCATGGGCTTGTAATCGCTGGCCATACTGATCGACAAAAGCGGGGACCTGCACGCCCAGTAACACACCGCTGACAAACAGCATTAACCTTATATAATCAATCAATTGCTTCATCTTTACTCCCAAAGCAGGTTACATCTGTGAATTCACAACTGGAATACTAAATTGAAGCAGAACGTAAGGTCTATGTGCATTGAGCTACGGGACAACTGCAAATAAATGCAGTGTTATTTGCATATAAGCAACTGGAACAAGGCTATTTAACTGCAACACCACAGACTCGATTGCGCCCATTTTCTTTAGCCTGATATAGCTGCTTGTCAGCCTCTTCGATCACTGACTGCCAAGTTAAATTCTGTGAGGGGCAGACGCTGGCAACCCCCGCGCTGATGGTTACTGACGATGAGATGCGCGACCCTTTATGTTCAATCGCTAATGCCTCCACCGCACTAATCATCTTCTTTGCAATCGATAAACCACCATCGAGTGTTGTATCCGGAAAAATACAGATAAACTCTTCACCACCATAGCGCGCTACCACATCATAGGGGCGACGTGTGATACTCGCAATTGCTTTAGCGACGATACGAAGACAATCATCACCTTTTTGATGACCATAGGCATCGTTATAGTGTTTAAAAAAATCCACGTCGAGCATCATCAATGTTAAGGGCTTATTGTAACGAATGCAGTGACGCCATGATTCCGGCAAACTTAGCTCAAATTGACGCCGGTTGGGTAATCCCGTTAAGCTATCGATTAATGCAAAGCTTCGCAGCACGTCAGATTGGCGCTTTAATAAGAATTGGTTTTGCACCCTTGCGCTAGTAATAATACTGTTGATAGGTTTATGAATAAAATCAACAGCACCAACCTGAAATCCCCTTGCTTCCTGCTCTTCATCAAAATGGGCAGTAACAAAAATAATCGCCGTAGTGGCTGTAAGAGGATCCGCTTTTAATGTCTCACACACCTCAAACCCTGTGATTCCTGGCATTTCAATATCGAGTAAGACGAGATCTGGCTTTACCTTCCGACAAACCTCAATAGCCTGCTCTCCACTCGTCGCCATATACATCTCAAATTCTTGATGAAATAGCTGATGCAGTATTTTAATATTTAGTGGCTGATCATCGACAAGCAGTATCTTACCTTTGCCAAGACTTGCTAGATTCGCCGCTTCAGAATCCAACATTAGATTACCTCCTGTTCGATAATGTCTAATTTAACCAACGCCTGTCCAAAATCCAGCCCATGAACCTGTGCATGTAACTCTTGCCACAGTACGTGGGACGTAAACGGCCCCGTTATTTCATCAACTAAGGCAACGGCATCTAAATTGTTCTGTTGAAGTAATTCCTTTAACAACCGAATTTGCTCGTTAGCTGCCTGTGTATCTTGAGACAAATCATCGACTCCGCGACTTAAAACGACAGCCTCACTGGTAGCTTCAGATAGGTAGCTCATAAGCTGCTCAACACTAAGTTGTGCTAATAAGGCTAACTTAGCAGCCCAAGCCTCTATTTGCTGTGATTCTTGTGTTCCTTGCTTAAACTGTTTCTCCAAATAAGCCGCAAAATTAGCTAAGGATATTGCGCCAAAGTTACTCGCAAGGCCTTTAATTCCATGGCTATTGGCGGCCATCGCGACAGGATCTTGCGCTGCGATCGATGCTTTAAATTGCGAAAGTAGTTTGCCTATTTCAGACTCAAATCCTAATGCCATTTTCTCAAAAAATGACTTATTACCATCAAAACGTTTAAGTATCTGCTTATAATCTTCTAATAGCGGCGCATCCTCATCTGGCTCTTTGAACTCCGATACCTCAACGCTTTGTTCCAGTTCATAGACTGGTGCTATCGAAAAATCAGTAGGCTCACGACCAACAAGATGCAAAATAGCAGGCACTAACTGTTGCATATCAATAGGCTTACCTATGTGATCATTCATGCCCGCAGCAATACATTCGAGGCGGTCGGCATGTGAAGCATTAGCCGTCATAGCGAGGATAGGCAACAACTCAAAACGAGAATCAGCTCTAATACGACGAGTGGCTTCGAGTCCATCCATATCAGGCATCTGCACATCCATGATCACTATATCAAACGGCTGGCCGCTCTGGGTGACAGCGCCAACGCCCTCTCCGCCCCCTTCAGCCAATACGACCTTGGCACCCTCTAATGTGAGGAGTTCATCGACAACTTGCCTATTCAGCTGATTATCCTCGACCACTAAGATGGTTAAGCCTTGTAAACGTTTGGGTGAACTTAATTTAACCGGCCGATCCATGACCTGCCCAGTGAGTACTTGGCTTATGGATTCGGCCAAGAGTTGTGAGGTCACAGGCTTAGTTAAAAAATGGACAAATGGTGGACTAGAATCCTCATTCTCTAACATGACAACATCTTCCCCATAGGCGGTCAACATGATCACCGCAGGAACTTTACGTTGTTGAGCTTCAGCGGTATCTCGCAGCAGCTTGGCCGCATCAAGCCCGTTTAGCTCAGGCATGCTCCAATCCATAAGCACGATATCGAAAGGTTGTTGATCGCTTCCTTGCTGTTTACAACGCTCAATGGCTTCAGAACCGCTATACACGCACTCGACTAGACAGCCAAAATCGCTCAGGATTTTCCGTAGAATTTCAGTGGTAATCTGATTATCATCTACCACGAGGACACGACAGCCTCGAATATCTATATTCGACGTTGCCGGCATAGGTAACGATTCCAACAGCAACTCAAACCAGAAGCAACTCCCCTCACCGACTCGGCTAGTAACCAATAACTCTCCGCCCATCAGTTCAACCAAACGTTTGCTGATCGCGAGTCCTAATCCAGTGCCACCAAAACGTCTCGACGTTGAAGACTCTGCTTGTTCAAAACCAGTAAAGATACGCCCAAGCTGCTCTTCACTGATCCCGATACCTGTATCTGTAATAGCAAAGCGAAGTTTTATCTTGTCAGCTTCAGATTGAAGGCACTCAACATCCACGATAACTTGGCCACGATGAGTAAACTTAAGCGCATTCCCTGCCAAATTAATCAGAATTTGCTGCAATCTAAGCTTATCAATAAGTAACCATGATGGAATAGCAGGATCGAGACTAAACATCACCTCGACATCTCGATTACCTAAGTTGCCTGATAACACCACCGCGAGATCACGCATCAGCATCTCAATCTCACAAGGTTGCAAATCCAGCTGTAACTTACCCGCCTCAATTTTGGAAAAATCGAGAATGTCATTTAATAAGCCCAATAAAGATTTCGCTGCTACGTGGGTCTTAGTGATGTAATCGCGTTGCTGGGTAGACATTGAGGTGTGTTGCATTAACTGCAACATGCCAAGAACGGCATTCATTGGGGTACGGATTTCGTGGCTCATGTTAGCTAAAAATGCCGATTTGGCAGCACTCGCCTCATCAGCCTGTTTCTTCGCTTCTCGAAGAGTGGCCTCTAGTTCACGCTGTTCGGTAATATCGATATTGATACCAATAACCCGAAGAGCATTACCCTGTTTGTCTTTTTCAATCTCGGCACCCGCCTGAATGTAACGCTGCCCGCCCTCAGCCGTTAACACTCTAAATACTGGGTCATATTCGCCTTTGCCAGCGATAGCATCATTTAGCTTTTGCTCGGCCATAGCCATATCATCAGGATGAAGTCGCATTAGCCAATGTTCGTAAGTCAGACCGTCTTGCCGCAGACTAAGAGGCAGCTCATAAATCGCAAACATGCGATCGTTCCACTCTAACGTATTGTCTTGTACATTCCAGGTCCATATTCCCAGCTTAGCAACCTCTGCCGCCTTACTCAAATGGCTACTGGCCGTGATCAACGCCTCTCGCTGTTGCAAGGCCTGCGTAATATCAATAGCAATCCCGAGATATCCAATTAAGTTACCATTGTCATCGTACATAGCGGTAACAGACAAGGAGACTTGGCAATGAGAGCCATCTTTCCGCACATAGGTCCAATTACGCGTCTCAGGGCCTTGAGTTTTAGGCATATAAACAAACGTATCGAACCCCTCAATAGTAAGACCTGATTGCTGGGACAATTCAAGCGAGCGCTCTTGAACCTCATCAGCTAGATGTAAGGGGGCAGGAGTAGAGATACCCACTAACTCTTTTGCATCGTAGCCAAGTAGGTTCTCTGCACCACGATTAAATAGTGTTATAACCCCATCATTATCAGTTGCAATGATCGAAATTTCAGATGCTGAATCAAGAACATAAGAAAGAAGTGAACCCAATTTATTTTTTTCTATTTGAGCAAATTTACGTTCGCTAATATCGGTGCTCAGTGCAACAAAGCGTTCGACGCCGCCATCGTCATCCGTTATCGGGCCGATAACGGTATCGAACCAATGTATACGGCCTTGCTTGTCACGGTTACAAATTTCACCATGCCAAGATTGACCCGCTTTTATCTTCGCCCACATTGCTTTCCAGAATGCAGCATCATGCTCACCCGAAGACAGCAGAGAAGAGTTCTGGCCTACAAGTTGTTCGCGGGAGTAACCACTCATGCGACAAAAATAGTCATTTACCTCTAAAATGACACCATCAGCATCGGTTACCGAGTAGAGCAGTTGATCATTAATCGATTTAAGGAGCGCTTTATTTTCAGATACTGCTTGTTGCAACTCGATAGTTCTTTCGGCAACCTTCAGCTCTAAGCTTTCATTTAATTTTAAAATGCGCCTTTCCGCATCTTGCTGCAGAGTAATATCCCGAATGGTTTGACTTAACCCTTCAACATCTCCATGCTCATCGATAATGGGTACCGCGGTCATCGCCGTAGATAAGATCTGGCCATCTTGACTCTGGTGGTGTGAAATCTGATTTAATATCGTTTCGCCCGCAAACACTCGCTTAAACCAAGCCGTTTCAATCTCAACTTCTGTCGGAGGAACGATTAATTCGGTACTTAACAACCCAAGCACCTCTGACTCTTTGTAGCCAAACAGGAGCTCAGCGCCTCGATTCCAACTGGTAATACGACCTTCAAGGTCGTAACTAATGATGCCGTCTAGAGAATGCTCCAACATGCTAGCGCGTCTAGCCTGTTCAGCTAACACTTGCTGTTTACGCTGTAAATTCAAAGACCACATCATGACTAATGCCGCCAACAACACACTGAACATTACGCCATATAAAAAAATTAAACTTGGCCGATTAAGGTGTAATCCAGTGATGAACTCAGGGTAAGCTATGACCTCAAACTGCCATTTTCGGCCAAAGATCTCCTCATTTACTATGTGCTTAAAATGAGATAATGGTCGACTATCTGCCTCGTGAGTCTCAAAGAAGTTAATGGGATCATCAGCTTGAGTTACATCGATAAGATTTAGCTTGGTGGTTTGCAAAGTTAACTCTAACCCTGCTAACACTTCATTCGTTACCAGAGGCGCATAGCTCCAACCAAAGCCCTCCGCTTTTCGTGCTTCTATGGTTGAAGGTGTCGAACCACTGCGATAAATGGGCATCAAAATCAAAAAGGATTGTAGCGGCTTCCCCGTCACTTGCACTAAGGTAATCGGCCCAGTTAAACGCACTTCCCCCGAAAGCAGTGCTGCAGTGGCGGCGTCTCGACGATGCTTTTCTGAACCTATATCGAGACCAACGGCTGAACGATTCCGCTCTACTGGCTCGATATATTGGATAACATAACGCTCATCGTTGTGAGCACTTAGCTGGCGAATAGCAAAGTCAGGCCAACCATCTTGCTGTGCTTGCGCAATAAATGAGGGCTCCTCCTTAGGAGATACTCGGCGAATAAAACCAAAACCACGAGCACCAGGAAACTCTTTATCCACATCACGAGTTAAACTGTAACGAATAAAGGCCTCTCGCGTGACCTCATTTTCACCAGCGGTCACAATCATGCCTCGCGCACCGCGAAGACCATATTGATATAAGGTAATGCGCTCTAAGACATTATGGCTAATTTGCTCAGAAGCCGATTGGAGTGCTTTATTGATCTTGGTTGAATTATTGTCTCGGATCAACAGCGCCACAGCAGCACTAATGACTAAGCCAACCAGCAGTGTATAACCACTCCACTTAGCGGCTTTCTTATATTCCAAAGACCAATTCATAAGAACCTAATAATTAAAAAATCATAGAGTTATGATTCTGGACTAGTCAGCAGCATTTCGCCAGTCGAATAACAGCCCTTCAAATTAATCCCCCTGACATCAGCCGCAATGAAAACAACTCAGGGCGCGCATCCATTCGCCTTGAGTTAGTTGCCAAAAACGCGCAGGGAACTGACCGAAAA encodes the following:
- a CDS encoding methyl-accepting chemotaxis protein, with translation MKISTLSLWASATLLLLAALLATVVVWSGQQRTQIEHETSLLADVQKRFLVEVRRQLEGYLTSGNAQLLDNAKQQLNDINREIDGLSHQDAPLLVDAISSFILDLDSQYRAAGKLAGNPRELLAHAESEMLSYNQHLAQYAASGLNEHPELAMHYMALTQELPPLVYQLSQLTEGYLLDKDQRLKSILSTATQELTEWHDKLAKLPLLGIYETQEVDEFALGDDEAEQIEIGEIYYSELLSLSNRYGKEVTNTDNLLIANRQAQDAMMTAIAHIEQQLLTLGLAQQSQTSELKQQLQLILYGVVSILALFALAYLLLQQQRVVKPLKQLNIAFMRLGESNERERIAIHRRCETGQIAGHFNQLLDRFESEDVEQRVKISKISESLSQLVSRISKLAQGTETTLKIVDIAQTQTEQMRAIARDVSELSLLVEQSAQQTHQQMLSSQDEVKAVMTAADETQLAVSHCHQSLNSLNTSVSDVSTIIDVIGNIAEQTNLLALNAAIEAARAGEQGRGFAVVADEVRSLSQRTQHSLQEILAILNQLTTANNQLEQSVKGIETASLKQSQGAQALWQVTQTVQQQAHEMNDTAKQGSSYSSNQVQHLDQLYNAMDDLKTHALHSAEQSEVIASEVAQGVADIEASLGIDAPPVLEKRVA
- a CDS encoding peroxiredoxin, producing MIEQGQKLPSATLSQLTKEGMVNHDVTELFANKKVVLFAVPGAFTPTCSEAHLPGYVVLADEFKAKGVDIIACVSVNDAFVMKAWGEAQNASELMMLADGDASFTKALGLEMDTAEFGGVRSQRYAMVIDNGVVTTLNVEAPKSFEVSKAEAVMATL
- a CDS encoding DUF2937 family protein; protein product: MKQLIDYIRLMLFVSGVLLGVQVPAFVDQYGQRLQAHATEAKLSLGEFQRDADRFFGGDLDKLIAHYRQNTDEVVKAGGESIEGIYQRYLLLEGALQRFNRSAYSGFQQVAFEPLADIRTEVWQHFSHTIMLDGRAIAIGLLIGLLLSMLSELCLVIVGKSCHKAYRLVILKRSRLN
- a CDS encoding diguanylate cyclase domain-containing protein, which codes for MLDSEAANLASLGKGKILLVDDQPLNIKILHQLFHQEFEMYMATSGEQAIEVCRKVKPDLVLLDIEMPGITGFEVCETLKADPLTATTAIIFVTAHFDEEQEARGFQVGAVDFIHKPINSIITSARVQNQFLLKRQSDVLRSFALIDSLTGLPNRRQFELSLPESWRHCIRYNKPLTLMMLDVDFFKHYNDAYGHQKGDDCLRIVAKAIASITRRPYDVVARYGGEEFICIFPDTTLDGGLSIAKKMISAVEALAIEHKGSRISSSVTISAGVASVCPSQNLTWQSVIEEADKQLYQAKENGRNRVCGVAVK
- a CDS encoding PAS domain S-box protein; translated protein: MNWSLEYKKAAKWSGYTLLVGLVISAAVALLIRDNNSTKINKALQSASEQISHNVLERITLYQYGLRGARGMIVTAGENEVTREAFIRYSLTRDVDKEFPGARGFGFIRRVSPKEEPSFIAQAQQDGWPDFAIRQLSAHNDERYVIQYIEPVERNRSAVGLDIGSEKHRRDAATAALLSGEVRLTGPITLVQVTGKPLQSFLILMPIYRSGSTPSTIEARKAEGFGWSYAPLVTNEVLAGLELTLQTTKLNLIDVTQADDPINFFETHEADSRPLSHFKHIVNEEIFGRKWQFEVIAYPEFITGLHLNRPSLIFLYGVMFSVLLAALVMMWSLNLQRKQQVLAEQARRASMLEHSLDGIISYDLEGRITSWNRGAELLFGYKESEVLGLLSTELIVPPTEVEIETAWFKRVFAGETILNQISHHQSQDGQILSTAMTAVPIIDEHGDVEGLSQTIRDITLQQDAERRILKLNESLELKVAERTIELQQAVSENKALLKSINDQLLYSVTDADGVILEVNDYFCRMSGYSREQLVGQNSSLLSSGEHDAAFWKAMWAKIKAGQSWHGEICNRDKQGRIHWFDTVIGPITDDDGGVERFVALSTDISERKFAQIEKNKLGSLLSYVLDSASEISIIATDNDGVITLFNRGAENLLGYDAKELVGISTPAPLHLADEVQERSLELSQQSGLTIEGFDTFVYMPKTQGPETRNWTYVRKDGSHCQVSLSVTAMYDDNGNLIGYLGIAIDITQALQQREALITASSHLSKAAEVAKLGIWTWNVQDNTLEWNDRMFAIYELPLSLRQDGLTYEHWLMRLHPDDMAMAEQKLNDAIAGKGEYDPVFRVLTAEGGQRYIQAGAEIEKDKQGNALRVIGINIDITEQRELEATLREAKKQADEASAAKSAFLANMSHEIRTPMNAVLGMLQLMQHTSMSTQQRDYITKTHVAAKSLLGLLNDILDFSKIEAGKLQLDLQPCEIEMLMRDLAVVLSGNLGNRDVEVMFSLDPAIPSWLLIDKLRLQQILINLAGNALKFTHRGQVIVDVECLQSEADKIKLRFAITDTGIGISEEQLGRIFTGFEQAESSTSRRFGGTGLGLAISKRLVELMGGELLVTSRVGEGSCFWFELLLESLPMPATSNIDIRGCRVLVVDDNQITTEILRKILSDFGCLVECVYSGSEAIERCKQQGSDQQPFDIVLMDWSMPELNGLDAAKLLRDTAEAQQRKVPAVIMLTAYGEDVVMLENEDSSPPFVHFLTKPVTSQLLAESISQVLTGQVMDRPVKLSSPKRLQGLTILVVEDNQLNRQVVDELLTLEGAKVVLAEGGGEGVGAVTQSGQPFDIVIMDVQMPDMDGLEATRRIRADSRFELLPILAMTANASHADRLECIAAGMNDHIGKPIDMQQLVPAILHLVGREPTDFSIAPVYELEQSVEVSEFKEPDEDAPLLEDYKQILKRFDGNKSFFEKMALGFESEIGKLLSQFKASIAAQDPVAMAANSHGIKGLASNFGAISLANFAAYLEKQFKQGTQESQQIEAWAAKLALLAQLSVEQLMSYLSEATSEAVVLSRGVDDLSQDTQAANEQIRLLKELLQQNNLDAVALVDEITGPFTSHVLWQELHAQVHGLDFGQALVKLDIIEQEVI